A region of the Paenibacillus sp. J23TS9 genome:
CACGTGTTAAAATGGACGCAGCACCGGGCCCTAGAAACTCCGTAAGCCATATCAAGGTGACGTCTGAAAAGTGGAAGCAGTCACTGGATCAATTGGCGGCCCTGCTGCCGGATAGTGTGAACAAACCGGAAATTCTTCAGCTGCTGCATCAAGCTGCGGAAGAGTCGGGCAATCTGAGCGATGCTTTTGCCAAACTGCTCGGACGCCTTTTTGGCGAACTGGGATTAATCCTTCTGGATTCGGCAGATCCGGCTCTGCGCCAGCTCGAGATTCCTGTTTTTGAACGTATGATTAAACAGAATGATGAACTTGGCCCGACTTATCAAGCTTCTGCCGCCCGTATTACGGGACATGGATATCCGCTGCAGGCGGATGTGACGGTAGACGGTGCCAATCTCTTTTATATCTATGAAGGAAACAGATTGCTGCTGCAAAAGCAAAACGGAAGTTTTACAGACCGGAAGGGTATCGTAAACTTCACTAAGGAAGAACTCCTGAGCGAGCTGACAAATCATCCGGACCGGTTCAGCAATAATGTGCTAACCCGTCCTTTGATGCAGGAGTCTCTGTTTCCGGTTCTCTGTACCGTGCTCGGACAAGGGGAAATTTCGTACTGGGCCATTACGAAGGATGCGTTCCCGGTCCTCGGACTGAAAATGCCGATTTTGTTACCAAGAATGTCTTTTACACTGGTTCATGGAACGCTGCGGAAGTACATGGAACATTTCGGATTATCCTTTCAGGACGTTCAGCACCGCTTTGACGATGCACGGCAAAGCTGGTTGAACGCTCAGGCTGATTTTGATATTGATCCTAGATTTGAAGAAACACGAAACGCGTTTGAAAAGCTGTATGAGCCATTGATCCGTGAGCTGGGAACGATCCAACATGGTCTGATCCCACTCGGGGAGAAAAACAAAGACAAAATTTTGGAGCAAATCTCTTATCTGGAGCGCAAGACGAAGCAGGCGCTGGAAAAGCAGCATGAAGCGGCACTGCGTCAATGGGAGCAAATTTATGTGTCTTTATTCCCAATGGGTAAACCTCAAGAGAGAGTTTATAATATTTTCTACTATATAAACCGATATGGCTTCAGCTGGATCAATGATATCCTTGGAAGCTGTACACGCTACACGGCGGAACATCAGATTATAGAAATGTAATAGGAAGATGAGAAGAGGAGGCTATTCATGAGTACACTGTCATTGAAGAACAGCATCGTCAAAGATATGGCTTTGGCCCCGGAAGGGCATTTGAAAATTGATTGGGTAGAGGCACATATGCCCGTTCTTAATGAAATCCGTAAGCAATTTGAGGCGGAGCAGCCGTTTAAAGGACTGAAGGTAACCATTTCGCTGCATCTGGAAGCCAAAACCGCTTATCTGGCGAAGGTTGTGAAGGCTGGCGGTGCCGAAGTAACCATCACAGGCAGCAACCCGCTTTCGACACAGGATGATGTTTGTGCGGCACTTGTAGAGGATGGCGTAACGGTTCTCGCTAAATACAATCCGGATCCGGTGGAATACAAGGAATACCTGATCCGTGCTCTGGAAACCAAGCCAGACCTTATCATCGATGACGGGGGCGACCTCGTGACAATTCTGCATTCGGAGCGTCCCGACCTGCTTGAGACCATCCGGGGCGGCGCGGAAGAAACAACGACCGGCATTATACGCCTGAAGGCTCTGGAAAAGGAAGGCCTCCTCAAACTGCCGATGGTGGCTGTGAATGACGCTTATTGCAAGTATTTGTTTGATAACCGTTATGGAACAGGCCAATCGGTTTGGGATGCGGTGAACCGTACCACTAATCTGGTTGTTGCCGGAAAAACCGCTGTGGTTGTCGGCTATGGCTGGTGCGGCAAAGGGGTTGCAATGCGGGCCAAGGGTCTTGGCGCCAAGGTTATTGTTACGGAAGTGGATCCGATTCGTTCCGTTGAAGCGCATATGGATGGCTTTGAAGTGATGCCGATGATCGAGGCTGCAAAGCAGGGCGACTTCTTCGTGACCGTAACAGGCAACCGTGACGTGATTACCGGTGAGCACTTTGATGTGATGAAGGATGGAGCGATCCTGTGCAACGCGGGTCATTTTGATGTCGAGGTTAATAAAATCGAATTGTCCAGCCGGGCAGCTTCGATCCGCACAGTCCGCCGCAACATTGAGGAATATGAGCTCAAGGATGGCCGTAAGGTTTATCTTCTTGCAGAAGGACGTCTGGTCAATCTAGGAGCGGGTGATGGTCATCCGGCGGAAATCATGGATATGACGTTTGCCTTGCAGGCTATGTCCCTGAAGTACGTGAATGACAACTATGAAACAATTGGCAGCAAGGTATTGAATGTACCACTGGAAATTGATCGGCAGGTTGCAAGCTATAAGCTGGAAAGCCTGGGGATCCAAATCGATGCGTTAAGCCGCGAGCAGGTTGAATATCTGGACAGCTGGACAGGACATGAATAGAAGGTAATTTTTGGACGGTATTTACTTTCCGGAAAACCCCTTGAATCCTTATGGATCAAGGGGTTTCGTGCTGTCATATACGAAAACACTCGTTTACAATATCCAAAAAAACACAAATGCCAGGAAGGATTTTGATTTTGGGTGGCGAATCTAGTATCCTTAAGTGGTGGAAAGTGGTGCAAAGTGGGGATTTGGGGTTAAGGAGTTGAGTGGCCGAATGTTTATGGGAGAGTATCAACACAGCATTGACGATAAAGGTCGCTTGATCATTCCAGCCAAATTCCGTGAGCTTTTGGGTTCAGCCTTTGTGATCACCCGCGGCTTGGACCAGTGTCTCTTTGTTTACCCTATGAATGAATGGAGCATCCTTGAGCAGAAGCTGAAGTCGCTTCCTCTAATGAAATCGGATGCCCGCGCATTCACCCGGTTCTTTTTCTCAGGTGCGACAGAATGCGAGTGGGACAAACAGGGAAGGGTAAATTTACCGGGTAATCTTCGCCAATATGCCAAGCTCGACAAGGAATGTGTCGTGCTGGGAGTATCCAATCGCGTTGAGATTTGGAGCAAGGACACCTGGGAAGCATACTTTCAGCAATCTGAAGGTGCATTTAACGAAATCGCTGAAAAGCTGGTTGATTTTAATTTTGAATTGTAATAAGTCTAGGAGGGCTGCAGCTTGTTTCATCACATCACGGTGCTTAAAGAAGAAGCCACAGAAGGGCTGCACATCAAACGAGACGGCATTTATGTCGACTGTACGCTTGGCGGAGCGGGGCATAGTTCCCTGATCGCTTCAAAGCTTGGAGAATATGGCAGACTCATTGCGCTGGATCAGGATGATTGGGCGCTGAATAATGCAAAGGAAAGACTTGCTCCTTTTGCGGACAAGGTTTCCTTGGTCAAAACGAATTTTCGTCAACTGGAAGATACATTAAAAGAACTTGCTGTTCCTATGAAAGACGGTATCCCGCAGGTTGATGGGATATTGTTTGATCTTGGCGTTTCATCACCACAGTTTGATGAAGGGGAACGCGGATTCAGCTACAACCATGATGCACCGCTGGATATGCGCATGGACCAATCCTCTGAATTAACGGCATGGCATATTATTAACGAATGGCCGGAAAAGGAGATTGCGCGCGTGCTTTTCCAATATGGGGAAGAGAAATTCTCCCGGCGCATTGCCAAGTTCATTATCGAACACCGGGAGCAGGGACCTATTCAAACCACAGGTCAGCTGGTCGATATTATTAAAGAAGGTATACCTGCGGCGGCACGCAGAACCGGGGGGCATCCCGCGAAGCGGAGCTTTCAGGCATTGCGCATAGCGGTGAATGATGAACTTGGCGCTTTTGAAGAGGCACTTCATCAGGCGGTTCGCTGCCTTGCACCGGGAGGAAGAGTATCGGTCATTACTTTCCATTCACTCGAGGACCGGATCTGTAAACATATTTTCAACAGCTATGTTGGAAGATGCACTTGTCCTCCTGACTTCCCGATGTGCGTTTGCAATGGGAAAGGCGAGCTCAAGCTGGTGAACCGGAAACCAATTATTGCAAGCGAAGAGGAATTGGAACTAAACTCTCGCGCACGTTCAGCGAAGCTGAGAGTCGCGGAGAAACTATAACATATACTTAAAATATCAAATCTATGCTTGCAAAGCGTAAGACTATGATGAAGGGGAAGAAAACATGGCCTACACCCGTGGTAACTTGGCAGTAAAAGAACAACAAAAGCCTGCAAAGCGCACATATCCCGGCTACCGGGAGAAGACGATGGTGGTTACCCGCCGTACATATCTTCCAATCAAAGAGAAGCTGTTGTATTTGCTTACTATTGTGGTATGTGTCATGGTGGCGAGCCTGATCATCTGGCAGAACGCTAACATTTATGGACTGAACAAGGAATATCAGAAAACGGAAAGAATGATTAAAACTTCAAAGACTGAAATCAGCCAGCTGACGCTTCAGAAGCAGCAGCTTGAAGTCGGAATCCGTGATAAGGCGATACAGATGGGCTATATTGAACCAACGGATCAGCAGGTTATCAATGTTGAGCGCTCCAAAATATCTTCGAAAACGGATGAAACTGCCGGCGAGTCGGATACTGCAAAAAAATAGAGCTTGTGAGGGTTGGAAAATGATAAAAAGAATAAAACTTCGCACAGTGCTACTAGGAGGATTCATCACCCTCCTTTTTGTTGTTTTGCTTATCAGGATGTTTGCCCTGCAAGTTGTCCAGGGAGATTCCTGGCATGAAAAGGGTGTAGCCAAGTGGGTCAAAGAATCGGATATTCCGGCAGAACGGGGAACGATATCAGACCGAAATGGAGATCCGCTTGCTATTAACGCCCCAGCATACACCGTGGTCGTCAATCCGAGTGTTATTCATTCGAACGGAACTGAGGACATGGTAGTCGAAGGACTTAACAAGATTCTGGGTAAAGATGTCGATAAGCTCAAGGCACTTGTCAACAAGAAGGACGCTAAAGGCGAATACCTCAAGAACGTCGAAGTCCGCAACGAAGGCTGGAAGATCGATGAAACCAAAAAGGCACAAATTGACAAGCTGAATGACCAATTAAAAGAGCAGTTCAAGAATAAGAAGAAGATTCAAGAGACAGGCCTGGCCACATTGAAAGAATCGAAACGGTATTATCCGAAAGGAACCCTGGCTTCTCATGTGCTGGGCTATACCGATCGTGAAGGTAAAGCGGTCGCCGGGCTTGAGATATATCTGAATGATAAATTGGAAGGTACCAAAGGGCATTTGAGATATGAGTCAGATACATCAGGAGACAAGCTGCCCAATTCAAATGATATCTACGAGCCGGCTGTCAATGGTATGAATTACAAGCTGACGATCGATGATCAAATCCAGTATTATATCGAAGACGCCATGAAAGAGGCATTTGATAAATATAATCCAATCAGTATGACAGTCATCGCAGCGGATCCCAAAACGATGGATATACTGGGTATGGCGAATTTGCCTACATTCGATCCGAATAAATACTGGGAGACGACGGACTTCAATAATTTTATGAACCATGCGGTCAAATCGGTCTATGAACCTGGTTCTACATTTAAAATCGTAACTTTGGCTGCAGCCGTTCAAGAAAAGCTGTTTGATCCTAATGCGAAATATCTATCGGGTCAGATTCAAGTCAAAGGATCCAAAAGGGTGCTACATGATATTAAAAGAGCAGGGTGGGGTAAGATTACCTATCTTGAGGGCGTCAAGAGATCCAGTAACGTGGCTTTTGTTAAACTGGGATCAGAGTTATTGGGGAAAGAACGCCTGCTCCAATATATTACCGATTTCGGATTCGGGAAAAAAACCGGAATTGATTTGCCTGGTGAAACAACCTGGGCCGTAAATCTTCCGGGTCCCGTAGAGGTTGCAACAGCATCTTATGGACACGGCGTCAACGTGACCCCGATCCAACAGCTGGCTGCCGTATCTGCGATTGCTAACGGAGGCAAGCTTATGAAGCCTCAAATTATCAAGGAGTGGACCGATCCGAATACAGGTGTAACGGAGGTTACTAAACCTGTTACGGTCAAACAGGTTATTTCTCCCGAGGCAGCCAAGGAAACCGGCGAATATCTGGAGCAGGTCGTTGCTGACCAGGATATTGGCACAGGACGTCACGCTTACATTGATGGCTATCGCGTAGCGGGTAAAACCGGTACGGCAATAAAAAACATTAACGGACAGTATGACAGCTCCAAATCAGTCGTTTCCTTTATCGGCTACGCGCCGGTGAATGATCCGAAGATAGCGGTTATCGTCATTATGGACCAGCCTGATAGTGCAACGGTAGGCGGCGGTACCGCAACTGCGCCGGTCTTCAAGAAGATTGTGTCGCAATCCCTTCAATATATGGGAGTGCCAAAAACCACAACCACAACCAAACCGGAAACCGATGTCAAAAAAAATGATGCAATCAAAACACAAAATCGTCCGCCTGCACCGGATTTGGTCAATAAAAACGTCAAGGAAGCTGAAAAACAACTGCTTAAATCCGGCATCGCTTTTGATACCTTGGGTAAAGGTACCTCGATCATGAAGCAATTTCCAGCCAAAGGGACTCCGATGAGCCCCGGACAGCACATATACCTTCTGACTGAAACAGACAAAACGATGGAGGTTCCGGATCTGACGGGTGAGTCTCTGCGGGATGCGCTGGATGTTCTGACTCTGATGAAAGTATCCGTGAATGTCAGCGGTGAAGGTTATGTAGCAAGCCAGAAGGTAACCAATCAGGCTGGCAAGCGTGTGGTCCAGCTTTCCTTGAGATCTTCGGATGATCCAGGTACTGGGGAGGATGCATCGACAGATACAGCCGGAGGCGATGAGGGAAAAGGCCATTCCGCTGAAACGGGCCAATCCTCCTCCGGTAAAACCGATGGCGCGAAAAACGACCAATAAACAGCTTGTTCTAACCCCTGTTTGTCCCGAATACCATGATAGGAATAACGGTCATGATAATTAGGATAGGCAGGGAGGAATAAAAGTGAAGGTTTCGAACGTAACGCGAAGACGCAGACTCCTGGTGAGCTTGATGGTCCTATGCTTGCTATTTGTTGCTATAATAGTAAGGCTTGCGTATGTCCAGCTGGGCAAGGGACCTGAGTTGTCTGCCAAAGCGGAAGAGAACTGGCGGAGAGAGATTCCGTCGACGGCCAAAAGAGGAGAAATCCAGGACCGTAACGGAGTGTCGCTCGCTTACAATATCAGTTCCCCAACCATTATGGCGGTTCCCGTTCAGGTCAAGGATCCCGATAAGACAGCGAAGCTGCTGGCACCACTGCTTGGGATGACCGAGGAGAAGATCAAAAGCACGATTACAAAAAGGCAATCAAGTGTGAAACTTCAACCCGGCGGACGCAAAATTACGATGGAGCTTGCTCAGAAAATTCGTGATTTAAATCTGCCGGGTATCGTTGTTGCAGAGGACAATAAGAGGTATTATCCTTATGGGGACCTTGCGGGCCATATTCTTGGATTTACCGGTATAGACAATCAGGGATTGACTGGCGTAGAGCAGAAGTATGACAGCAGGCTTGAGGGCTTGAATGGAAGCATCTCCTATTTATCGGATGCAGGCGGACGGCATATGCCGGGCTCATCAGAGAAATATGATGCGCCCAAAGACGGCCTTAATCTGCAGCTTACCATTGACAAGTCCATACAATCGATCATGGAACGTGAGCTCGATCAGGCTATGGTTCAGTATCAGGCCAGAGGCGCCTGGTCCATTGCCATGAATCCCAAAACCGGTGAAATTTATGCGATGGCAAGCAGACCCGGATACGAGCCCGGCAGTTATAAAGAATATGCTTCGGAAGTGTATAACCGTAATCTGCCGATCTGGATGACTTACGAACCGGGTTCCACTTTTAAAATTATTACTCTAGCAGCAGCACTTCAGGAAAAGAAGGTGGATTTGAAAAACGAACAGTTTTTTGATCCTGGGTACATTAAAATTGGCGGGGCAACATTGAAATGCTGGAAACGGGGCGGACATGGCAGCGAAACCTTTATGCAGGTTGTGGAAAATTCCTGCAACCCAGGTTTTGTGACGCTTGGCAATCGTTTGGGCAAGGATACACTGTTTCAATATATCCGTAATTTCGGTTTCGGTTCGAAGACTGGAATTGATTTGAACGGAGAAGAGAACGGAATCCTGTTCAAGCTGTCCCAAGTGGGTCCAGTGGAACTGGCTACCACGGCTTTTGGAC
Encoded here:
- the bshC gene encoding bacillithiol biosynthesis cysteine-adding enzyme BshC — translated: MNVVSDSLKSGSALADDYINHFSQVEDLYGDDFRMEESWNRRAEWLDESEGTRIDRVALVACLRQYNNEHNDHKEVHKSLELLEQTGTLAVVGGQQSGLFTGSLLVVYKALTIIMAAKEAQEKLQRPVVPVFWIAGEDHDWDEVNHTYVMTPELKVARVKMDAAPGPRNSVSHIKVTSEKWKQSLDQLAALLPDSVNKPEILQLLHQAAEESGNLSDAFAKLLGRLFGELGLILLDSADPALRQLEIPVFERMIKQNDELGPTYQASAARITGHGYPLQADVTVDGANLFYIYEGNRLLLQKQNGSFTDRKGIVNFTKEELLSELTNHPDRFSNNVLTRPLMQESLFPVLCTVLGQGEISYWAITKDAFPVLGLKMPILLPRMSFTLVHGTLRKYMEHFGLSFQDVQHRFDDARQSWLNAQADFDIDPRFEETRNAFEKLYEPLIRELGTIQHGLIPLGEKNKDKILEQISYLERKTKQALEKQHEAALRQWEQIYVSLFPMGKPQERVYNIFYYINRYGFSWINDILGSCTRYTAEHQIIEM
- a CDS encoding adenosylhomocysteinase; its protein translation is MSTLSLKNSIVKDMALAPEGHLKIDWVEAHMPVLNEIRKQFEAEQPFKGLKVTISLHLEAKTAYLAKVVKAGGAEVTITGSNPLSTQDDVCAALVEDGVTVLAKYNPDPVEYKEYLIRALETKPDLIIDDGGDLVTILHSERPDLLETIRGGAEETTTGIIRLKALEKEGLLKLPMVAVNDAYCKYLFDNRYGTGQSVWDAVNRTTNLVVAGKTAVVVGYGWCGKGVAMRAKGLGAKVIVTEVDPIRSVEAHMDGFEVMPMIEAAKQGDFFVTVTGNRDVITGEHFDVMKDGAILCNAGHFDVEVNKIELSSRAASIRTVRRNIEEYELKDGRKVYLLAEGRLVNLGAGDGHPAEIMDMTFALQAMSLKYVNDNYETIGSKVLNVPLEIDRQVASYKLESLGIQIDALSREQVEYLDSWTGHE
- the mraZ gene encoding division/cell wall cluster transcriptional repressor MraZ; amino-acid sequence: MFMGEYQHSIDDKGRLIIPAKFRELLGSAFVITRGLDQCLFVYPMNEWSILEQKLKSLPLMKSDARAFTRFFFSGATECEWDKQGRVNLPGNLRQYAKLDKECVVLGVSNRVEIWSKDTWEAYFQQSEGAFNEIAEKLVDFNFEL
- the rsmH gene encoding 16S rRNA (cytosine(1402)-N(4))-methyltransferase RsmH, with the translated sequence MFHHITVLKEEATEGLHIKRDGIYVDCTLGGAGHSSLIASKLGEYGRLIALDQDDWALNNAKERLAPFADKVSLVKTNFRQLEDTLKELAVPMKDGIPQVDGILFDLGVSSPQFDEGERGFSYNHDAPLDMRMDQSSELTAWHIINEWPEKEIARVLFQYGEEKFSRRIAKFIIEHREQGPIQTTGQLVDIIKEGIPAAARRTGGHPAKRSFQALRIAVNDELGAFEEALHQAVRCLAPGGRVSVITFHSLEDRICKHIFNSYVGRCTCPPDFPMCVCNGKGELKLVNRKPIIASEEELELNSRARSAKLRVAEKL
- a CDS encoding penicillin-binding transpeptidase domain-containing protein produces the protein MIKRIKLRTVLLGGFITLLFVVLLIRMFALQVVQGDSWHEKGVAKWVKESDIPAERGTISDRNGDPLAINAPAYTVVVNPSVIHSNGTEDMVVEGLNKILGKDVDKLKALVNKKDAKGEYLKNVEVRNEGWKIDETKKAQIDKLNDQLKEQFKNKKKIQETGLATLKESKRYYPKGTLASHVLGYTDREGKAVAGLEIYLNDKLEGTKGHLRYESDTSGDKLPNSNDIYEPAVNGMNYKLTIDDQIQYYIEDAMKEAFDKYNPISMTVIAADPKTMDILGMANLPTFDPNKYWETTDFNNFMNHAVKSVYEPGSTFKIVTLAAAVQEKLFDPNAKYLSGQIQVKGSKRVLHDIKRAGWGKITYLEGVKRSSNVAFVKLGSELLGKERLLQYITDFGFGKKTGIDLPGETTWAVNLPGPVEVATASYGHGVNVTPIQQLAAVSAIANGGKLMKPQIIKEWTDPNTGVTEVTKPVTVKQVISPEAAKETGEYLEQVVADQDIGTGRHAYIDGYRVAGKTGTAIKNINGQYDSSKSVVSFIGYAPVNDPKIAVIVIMDQPDSATVGGGTATAPVFKKIVSQSLQYMGVPKTTTTTKPETDVKKNDAIKTQNRPPAPDLVNKNVKEAEKQLLKSGIAFDTLGKGTSIMKQFPAKGTPMSPGQHIYLLTETDKTMEVPDLTGESLRDALDVLTLMKVSVNVSGEGYVASQKVTNQAGKRVVQLSLRSSDDPGTGEDASTDTAGGDEGKGHSAETGQSSSGKTDGAKNDQ
- a CDS encoding stage V sporulation protein D, with the translated sequence MKVSNVTRRRRLLVSLMVLCLLFVAIIVRLAYVQLGKGPELSAKAEENWRREIPSTAKRGEIQDRNGVSLAYNISSPTIMAVPVQVKDPDKTAKLLAPLLGMTEEKIKSTITKRQSSVKLQPGGRKITMELAQKIRDLNLPGIVVAEDNKRYYPYGDLAGHILGFTGIDNQGLTGVEQKYDSRLEGLNGSISYLSDAGGRHMPGSSEKYDAPKDGLNLQLTIDKSIQSIMERELDQAMVQYQARGAWSIAMNPKTGEIYAMASRPGYEPGSYKEYASEVYNRNLPIWMTYEPGSTFKIITLAAALQEKKVDLKNEQFFDPGYIKIGGATLKCWKRGGHGSETFMQVVENSCNPGFVTLGNRLGKDTLFQYIRNFGFGSKTGIDLNGEENGILFKLSQVGPVELATTAFGQGVSVTPIQQVAAVSAAINGGKLYKPYVAKAWVNPETGETVSETKPQMVRQVISEETSKQVREALENVVAKGTGRPAFIDGYRVGGKTGTAQIVVNGRYSATEHIVSFIAFAPADDPQIVVYTAVDNPAGIQFGGVVAAPIVQNILKDSLQVLKVPERKDQVPKVYKYGDTPIVTVPDLVGATVQDLYEDLNMNFTLAKSGTGNTVVSQAPKPGSRVDRGSTIRIYMGEDPEAKEQNKDPD